The DNA sequence AGGATGACGACGTCGTTCCTGGTTTTGAAGAGAGCCTGAAGGTGGGTTCGGGTCTCGAGAAGCAATTCCCGGAACTCGTCCTTGCGATGGTGGACCAGGGGACTGGCCATGGCCAATTGCGCAGACGGCGCGACCGGAGTCGGTCCTGGGGTGAATATCCGGGTTCGCCTCATGCGGCGCATAATATCACGGCGCCAAACCCGGACTCCGGGAAAGAGAGTGGGTCAAATCAGTCGATTGCCCGCCTTCAGGCCGAAACGGCGACCGAGCCGGATCGCAACAGCGAGAGCCGCGGAGCGGCGGCGCATCCCGCCCGGATCCCCACCCAACCGGGCAGAATCCCGGCGAAGACGTTGCGAAAGTCCACCGTGTGAACCAGGTCTCCGGACGGCGTCAACTCATGGGGAGACAGGCCCGGGTGGCGCCCGTGAAGCCCCGCGAAGACCCTCTTTCCCACGATGAATACGGGATTGGCGGTTCCGTGGTCGGTGCCGAAAGTCTCATTCTCCGCCAGACGCCGTCCGAACTCGCTGAAGATCACGACGACCACATGCTCGTCCCGGCCTCGGCGGGTCAGGTCGTCCAGGAAGCCGGTAACGGCCGCGGAGAGCATGGAGAGGAGCCGGGCATGGATCCCCCGGGTCGGATTCCCCGGGACAACCTGAAAGGCATGGGTGTCGAAGCCGCCCATGGACGTGTAGAACACCCGCACTCCCGTCCCGGCTGCGATGCACCGGGCGACGACCGCCAGATTCG is a window from the Acidobacteriota bacterium genome containing:
- a CDS encoding DUF1501 domain-containing protein; the protein is MKRREFLRKSCLVSGVSLAAGIRSPAGSIDPRPVSVFIELAGGCDGLNTVVPHGLEDYYRQRPNLAIPPADVLKLDDAVGFHPSLDGFKRLFDGGKVALVQGVGYPDPNRSHFRSRKIWHTARVGTAAEGDSPDRRCLPELGMRVTDGALGANLAVVARCIAAGTGVRVFYTSMGGFDTHAFQVVPGNPTRGIHARLLSMLSAAVTGFLDDLTRRGRDEHVVVVIFSEFGRRLAENETFGTDHGTANPVFIVGKRVFAGLHGRHPGLSPHELTPSGDLVHTVDFRNVFAGILPGWVGIRAGCAAAPRLSLLRSGSVAVSA